Within the Paenibacillus sp. AN1007 genome, the region ATTTGAGCGATGGTAGAGAGCTTTCTTATATTCACAGTCTCGCCGTACGTCTGATGCGCCGTATTTTTTGGAAGGCCATTCAGGATAAACATATTGCGGAACAAGCGCTCATCCAAAGTGATCTCGAATGGGTCATCATGCGTGCATCCGTGCTTCAGTATGCGGAAGGGAAATTGGATTATACGGCCGGCCCACTCGCCCGCATCAATCCAATTGCTGCACTTCCTTTCACAGATTGTGCTGATGGGCTGGTACGTGCGGCAGTCAGCCAGTCCGATTGGATCGGGAAAGTCGTGAATATAGGGAGATAAGTCGTTCAGATTGGAGGTTCGTTCAACTTCTTATATACTCTATGTAGGCCTTTGTTTAAAACCAAAGAATCATCGATCCCCCCATAATGATGGAGACATCGATTCATATCATCTAACTCTGAGGTGAATCATAAGTATGCGGCTAAAAAGGAATTATATCGTTACAGTTTTCACCGCTGTCATTATTGCTTTTCCTATTGTCATTGGATTTTATATGTTAAACAAGGTTGTTGATCCAGAAGAGATTATGGTTACGAAAACGGAAGTTTCTTCTGAGCTCATTACGATCCAAGGTGGATTCGCAGACAGTATCAGCAGATATCACGGTTACAACATCTCACATCATAACCATTCATTATTCATTCAAATTAAAGGCAGCAAACTTCCGGTTAGAGGTCATAAGGACTTCAACATTTCACTCTCTAACACGTATGGGAATATTTCTGAAATCTATTTATTAGGACATGACAATGCTAAAAGAAAAATTTGGCCAAATCCCTGACGTTCATGTGCAGCCATATTAAACTCTTCCAGATCACTTCCTATTCAATTCCAGACCATGTCCTTCACCAGACATAACGGATACCTGTATTCCCAAATCTCTCACTACCGCATTTCCCATTACTGCACCTGCTTTTCAACCGACTTTTGCTTGATTCTGCGAATCTGGCTGAGATGGTTCTGCACATGACAACGTATTAACTTATATAACAATTCTATATCTCAATAAAATAATTAATGGGTGCGACTACACCACATCTTATCTTAGCAGCACCGAGAATCCGCACTTGCAATAACACAGCCGACTTCTACGCTCCACCTGAACATTGCCGTTATCTATCGGTTATCTAGGAGAGTTCAAAGCCACCCGTATAACGGGCGGTTTGTTCTGCAGCTGAAAGGTCACATGTTGATGATGAAACGTCATCACAGTCACCCGAAAAGCCGCTCAAAGGCAGCCAAGTCGCTTGGTTAGTATAAAAGCAGCAGCCTTCATATCTGATGCATCAATGAACTTGTTCCAAAAAGGAAGGTATGGATTCCCTCCCCCAGGGAATCCATACCTTCCGAACTGTTATCATCTTTTCTATTCTATATTACGGGTTGACTTTGCTGACTGGAAAGAGAATTTCGACTGGCTCTTCATCTGCTTCTTCATCGATATAATAAATCTCGATCTGACTTGAACCGTATAATTGAGGCTCATATCCATTTTGCCTGATCCATTCATGAAGTTTATCGTGACCTTCTCCAATGGTTTTATTTGTACACAGCACTTTGACATATGTGGTTTCTGGCAGTACAAAACCCAACATTCCCTCTGGGACATCCGCAATCTCCGTCACCTCAACACAGCCAAAATAGGTAGCTATAATGCCATTACACATAAAAGGGCTGAACAACACTTCGTAATCTGTTCCATGTTTGATTTCCTTTCTACGATCCCAGAATGCACGTTGAACCTTAACCGCGAGCTCAGGGAACGCATTTGGAAAATTCCCCGTCTCACACAGGCCTACGAGCTTAAGTTCCCTATTCAATACCTCAATGTCAAACGATCTTGAGAGTTCTTTACCCATCACCCTTCATCTCCTTTAGTCTCTTCGATTTATTTTCTTAAATGCCGAGTATTTCTGATCAGCCTGCATGTATTGCAGTATTATATCGGCACATGCAGCTGCACTGAGTTCTTCCGTGCTCACTTCCAGATCGTATTCATCATAGGCGTAGACGTAGTCGTATTGAGAATGAGCAAGTCCAGCTGCGCGATTAACCCTACTCTGCTCTCGTGTCATTGGAGATGACCGTATCCACGATGACATTCAAACCCATCTCCGAAAACAGTTTAATGGTTGCTTCATTTCCTCCGCGATACTGGTCTTTCCCGAACTTGACACTCCGTTCAAAAAAATAATGAGTCCTCGCTTCATATGATCATCCTTATGATTAGAACTGGTTTAGCTTTTTTAATATTCATGCATACCAAAAATCAACAATTTTCTGATTCACCAGATTCGCCTGTTCGTGGTTAATAGCGTGACCTGCATCTCGAATGATTACGAAATTCAGGCCGTTACGTTCCAGCTTATGTATGGCTCTTGGATAGTTAGAGAGTATGTCGTATTCTCCGATTAGGAACTTGGCCTTGTCTCTCAAGATGGCGAGTTCTGAATCATCAACCATCTCAATCTTGTGCTTCATCATGGATTTGTTGTTGAAATACTTCAGCAGATAATACCAATGTCTCATTAATTCTTCATTCTCGGCAAAGACTGCATAGTTAGGTCCGCTCAATTTTCGAAGCAGCTTCTCACAATTTTTCTCTGATGGGAACAGTGCTTCAGGCATGAAGGCCTTCACCATTTTAGAGAATACCTCAAACGAACTTGAAGGAATTCCTCCCGCCAGGCACATCGCTTTTCGAATTCGATCAGGTCTCTTTAGTGTGTAAAAATAGGAAAGGTAAGCGCCATACGATACACCGCAAATATACGAATCGTGGAGCTGGAAAGCATCCATGATATCATCGATCCATTTCACCTGATCAAAACGTTGATAATACTCGGCGTTCGGTTCGCTTTTCCCCGATCCTCCAATCGAATCGACGGCAATCACGAAGAACTTTTTAGATAACTCATTCATATTGTAGATCCACATCATCGCCGCGTTATCAGCGGTGCCATGGAAGAGGAGCAGCGGAGGGTTTTGCGAATCTCCAGCAGTAAGCACATGTGTCTGTCCAAAGGTTGTTTCCATACGTTTCTCTTCAACACATACGCCATACGACTGCAGCAGCTTGTCATACGACTCGTATATGAGCTGTCTCCCTTGAGGCGTTTTATATCGCTCTATCATGCAGCATGTCCCCTTCTATGGTTTTGATGCTTCTCTTTCCTTCTGAATATATTGTTTGAAATACACCCGGAATACATCATACATCTCCTGCACTTCATCAATCTCGTTTCGAAACTTATCCTGAATTTCTTCTCTTTGTTTATGTTCCAGCTCGATATCGAATTCTTCTGCCTCATATTCCGTCAATAATTCATAAAAATATTCGCAGGGTTCCTTTACAGCTTCACAACCATCAGCATACTGCCCTGCTTCCAGCAGCAAGCTCGCCCAGGATAACTCTCTTCTTGCATATTTGATGTACAAACAGGCAATGTATTGATCGCAATGTTTACTATTATAATAAGTAATAAAAGGCTCAGAGCGGATATACTTATTCACGATTTCAATAGCGGTACCCTGATAACGCACCGCGGCTAATTCAATGATCCAGTATGGCGGCTTCGCGTATTCCAGGATAATGTCATCGCAAAAAAGCTGAAAGTGTTTGTACCAGATTAACTTACTACCAAGCATCACACCCAGTGTACAAGCAAACTCTTTCGTCGGTTCTATTTTCATAGCGAAAAACTCCTTATCTCCCGTCTCTGCCTAACCTTCTAGGGAATTAAGCCAGCAATATCGGGCGAATCGGCGAACCCGATCCATTTTTAATTTTCAGAGGAAGTGCCATAAATATGCCTGCTGCCGGAGCCTGGTTCATACGGCTGAACCCTTCCATGATCAAGATCTGATTAGGCAAAAAATATTCCACATGACCTAGAGCGCTTAGAATTTCGCCGTTCACCATACAGATGTCTACTCCCGGGTTGATTCAAACAATTCATAAATTGCTGTACAAGCTCCGAAGATTGCAAAACGAACGCCTCCATATTTAAGTGCTTACTACGCTGCTTTAGTCTACTTTAATTATCTATCATACTTCTTTGTTGTTCTCTAATTCAGCTCATGCTCGTTTGACTGCTGCTTTTCAATCCCAACGTTCCTTAACGTTTGCCAATAAATAATTTCGTTTGAGTCCAATGCAGATGGTAACCATAGCGGTACAGCTCAAAGTATGGATACAGGCAGTTTTCCGCCTCTTGCAAACCTTGATAACGCGGCCACTGCAAGTAATAGGCAACCCAATAATCGCAAGCGATAGAATAGTAGGCTTCGCTTAATATTTCGATAGCTTCATCATAATCGCTGCGCGAGCTGAGAAGTTCACCAAGCGCTTCGTAAACGGCATCGCTATCTTCTTCATCTGTGCCTTGCATCGCTCTTTGCTCTAACGTGCCAATTTCACCAGGCGGCAGTACAACAACTTTCTTCACAGAATTCAAATCCTGTAATGCCTCCTTAGCAATGTCCGCCGCTTCGTCGTCCTCCGTCACCATGGAGAACAGGTCCTTCAATCCTCGAATTAACGCTTCTCCCAAACCACGCAGCTTTTCCTCGGAGACCTCCTCGTTTCCACCGTTGAAATACCCTGGCACATATTCACCGGCAAAGTCCTCGGGGTTCAACATCGTATAAATCGGTCGTATTCTGTCCAAGAACCGCCGGCCTTCTGGAATAGGCTCAAACACACGTTCAACACCTGCTCCCGTCGGCATAAACCACTGAAAAAATCCATACAGATGGTCTGCCTCAACCTGCTCATCCTCTTCTGGCATAAATTCTTCTCCGCCCATCGCTAAACAATAGCGGCCATATTCCTGTTGTTCCACTATACTGCCTCCTCTCCTCGTTCATCGCCCAATTCCAACTACCACTCTCTCCATTCTTCCGTAATATCTTCACCTTCTTGAGGAATTAATCCAGCCAGCCTTGCAGCCTTATCGATAAAACCAGCCAATTCCTCCCGTTCCATCGTCTCGATAAAATAATCGTTGTCCTCATTCATTTTATTAAAGGCAACCACAACTTCTTCTACAACCTTCATAATTCGCTCGGAGGCTTTCGTATCTTGAACTGCAATTAACTGGTTTAAAAAGTGATCCAGGGCGCGATCCGACATCTGTAATCTCTCTTCTGTAAATATCTCATCTTTATATTTGACCATTCTTTCATTCCACAGTTTTGTAGGTTTTTCCTGAAACAAATCTTGTAATGTCATAGGGGTCTTCCTCTCTACATTCAATGATATCTATATTTTACCAACATCCACATTTGCGCACAAGCGTTCCCATTTCAATTCTCTTTTTACCTACGCTGCCTTATCCTTACCACAGTCTTGTCACTTTCTCTAGTTTCATTTCGTCAAATTGTAATTGGTAGATATCCGGTTTGCTGTTCTGATTCATGAAATGCAATCCATAACTCGAATCAAAGTAATTCATCATCAGCGTCATCACATGTCCGTGTGTGCCGATCGCTATTTTTTTCCCCGGGTACGCTTCTAAAATCTGCTTCAATACACCCACAGCTCTGTTCTGGCAGACCCTGTTCGACTCCCCTCCAGGTAAAGCATAATCGGGGTGTTCAAACATCTGCTGCTCAGCAGACGTAAAGTCTTCATCGGCAATAAACTCATCGGAAAAATGTCTCTCTCGTAAATCCTCTATGATCTGTATATCCAATTTCAAAGCTGCGGCCAGTCCCTCCAAAGTGAGGACAGCTCTGGCATAAGGACTGGAGATGATCGTATGTATCCCTTCATTCTTTAAAAGTTCGGTTACTTTGGCCGCATTCATCCTGCCCTTCAAGGTAAGTCCTCTTGTTCTTTCCGTTCCTTCGTTATACGGTGACTCCGCATGTCTGACCATGTACACGATGGTTTTCATTGGCTCCTCCTTAAGATTCCTTGTAGATTTTCATTTTTGAATCCGGTTGATCTATTACAATAATTTGTATTAAAGTATCACTAGAGTTTATTTCCATAAAAGGAGAATTAACGCCTATGAAAATAAAACCTTTGGCTCTGACCATACTTATTTCTTTATTCTTATTAGGGGGATGTTCTGGTATATCTACCTCAGATAAGCAAATTATTATAGATAAAGCCGCACCAATAAGTGTTCAGTACATAAAAAAATACTATAATGCGGACTTTATTGTAACAAGTCACGATATGGATGCCCCGTCCATCCATTCACGCCTATACCTATACGGTCACATAACGGGACATGAGGATGAGCGTATTACCGTTTCCTACAACTACGATACACAGGAGGTTCTCAATGTAGAAGGACCAGGCTGGTTTATAGATAGCCGAATTCCGAAAAAGGATGCACCTTCGACTTGAGAAAAATCTATATCGAGACAGACAGAATGTATATCTTTGATTAGGGATAATGAACTGAAATCAAACTTCGGGTATTTTTTACAGTAAATCTTACGTAGAGAGGATCATATCATGTCTCTTTTCAAAAAGAAGAGCGTTCTGCTCTCCGTACTATGTATACTGGTTATCTCTATTGGAGCAATCGGATATGTAAAGGGTCAATCCAATCCGGATCAAACCGTTTATAACATCGTCAATCTTCCAGCCAACTCCATCACCTTTAGTGAGATAGATAAACTGGATGCATTTGCTGAATTGATCGTGATCGGTTACGCTGGAGCAGAGTTTAAGGATCGCGAACATGTGATCACCGCATTCGATGATGGAGCCATGCAGTCCTTTCACACCAACACCAACATCAAAATTAAGCAGATATTGAAGAAGCCCGAGGATTTCCCTTCAGATCAGAAGGAATTGACGATTATTGAACCTGTCAGCTTGAAAGAAGATGTCAAATATACCGTTAATCAGTATGTTGAGCTGCAGAAGGGTGAACCAAGTGTACTATTTTTAATGAAAAACACCTATGGTGACTACGGATTAATCAATGATAATTTGGGAAAATTCAGCTTGGAAGGCCTCAACCAGAGCAGCTTACCTGAAACCGCCACAGCACAGGAATGTTCAGAATACGAAGCATTTCGCGACTCGGTTATGAAGAAGTACCATTTAGGTCAGGATTCTTAATCTATTTCCATGGTCATAAAAATACGTTTGATCAGATCAGCCCCAGAATAGGGGCTTTTTTTATCGATCACATTGGTTTGGTTCATACCGTGCTCTACAACTTTTTATCCCGATCATACGCAGCTAATTGCTGTTCAATGAACGCCCATGCACTGTTCAGATCTCGGTGAACCCAATCAATGTCGTCAATAGTCTCGTCACTATACACACCCCAAATCAGTGTCCGTATCGCTTCTTCCGATTGTTCTCCGACAATAAGGGCTGCTGGAAAAGGAATTCTCCCAGACTTGGCTTTACCGATATCAAAAACACGCTCGATCAGATCGCCCCATTCGTAGACCAGCTCACTAAAGTCCAAAATCAAACCGTCTGGTCCCCAGGCTTCCACTGCTGCTTCTCCGATGGCACACATATAAACAGCATCTGAATTCCCAGATGAACCAAAACCATACTCACCCATGAATTTCAAGATCATGATGCTGCAGTAATGAACGGCTTGGGAATCTCCGATACGCACTTCATATTTCAAATCGCTAAGCTCTTCCAGCTTCAACTGCTTGGTTACAATGTCCATAACACCCTCCATAAATATAGCTGCATATTACTATTTCTATCCGAACCAGAAAATCACCCGTACATCTTGAGGCTCTCCTAGCACGGCAAGCTTCGGGATCGTTTCATCAATAAAATCGGAACAGATCTGTTTAACCTGTCTATATTCCATAAACGTATCACAATAAAAGCGCTCGTCCCAATTGAACTGCATAAGTTCTTCTAATAAGAGCCAGCTGTGGTCATAGAAGTCGTCTTTACTCTCTAATGCCACTTGAAGCAATTCGGGAGAAAGATCGGCGGGAAGACCTCGCGGAGCAGCTATAAACTTAAGATTACGGTCATTTCTGGTATTGGACAAAATACCAAACAGATCGTAGTTTCTCACTCCGCTGTAAAATTGATATGGATTGATCTGTATGAGTTGAGCAGCACGCTCTTCCGGGTACAGATGGTAGTTAGGATTGACCTTCCAGTGATCCTCGCTAACCCAACGGGCTGTGTCCTTCAATTCTTTTTCACTTTTCGGGATTTCGACCAG harbors:
- a CDS encoding histidine phosphatase family protein, encoding MKTIVYMVRHAESPYNEGTERTRGLTLKGRMNAAKVTELLKNEGIHTIISSPYARAVLTLEGLAAALKLDIQIIEDLRERHFSDEFIADEDFTSAEQQMFEHPDYALPGGESNRVCQNRAVGVLKQILEAYPGKKIAIGTHGHVMTLMMNYFDSSYGLHFMNQNSKPDIYQLQFDEMKLEKVTRLW
- a CDS encoding GyrI-like domain-containing protein codes for the protein MGKELSRSFDIEVLNRELKLVGLCETGNFPNAFPELAVKVQRAFWDRRKEIKHGTDYEVLFSPFMCNGIIATYFGCVEVTEIADVPEGMLGFVLPETTYVKVLCTNKTIGEGHDKLHEWIRQNGYEPQLYGSSQIEIYYIDEEADEEPVEILFPVSKVNP
- a CDS encoding alpha/beta hydrolase: MIERYKTPQGRQLIYESYDKLLQSYGVCVEEKRMETTFGQTHVLTAGDSQNPPLLLFHGTADNAAMMWIYNMNELSKKFFVIAVDSIGGSGKSEPNAEYYQRFDQVKWIDDIMDAFQLHDSYICGVSYGAYLSYFYTLKRPDRIRKAMCLAGGIPSSSFEVFSKMVKAFMPEALFPSEKNCEKLLRKLSGPNYAVFAENEELMRHWYYLLKYFNNKSMMKHKIEMVDDSELAILRDKAKFLIGEYDILSNYPRAIHKLERNGLNFVIIRDAGHAINHEQANLVNQKIVDFWYA